Proteins encoded in a region of the Streptomyces sp. NBC_00513 genome:
- the polA gene encoding DNA polymerase I, giving the protein MADSASKKTDQTTAADRPRLMLMDGHSLAYRAFFALPAENFTTATGQPTNAIYGFASMLANTLRDEAPTHFAVAFDVSRKTWRSTEFPEYKANRSKTPDEFKGQVELIGELLDAMKVPRFAVDGFEADDVIATLATQAEALGFDVLIVTGDRDSFQLVSEHTTVLYPTKGVSELTRFTPEKVEEKYGLTPQQYPDFAALRGDPSDNLPGIPGVGEKTAAKWITQFGSFAELVERADEVKGKAGQNFRDHLDAVKLNRVLTEMVKDVELPQTPADLGRTAYDRSAVTGVLDVLEIRNASLRERLLAVDPGAAEEEPPAPVAAVELDASVLGTGELAPWLETHAGGPLGVATVDTWALGQGDVAEIGLASAGGAAAWFEPSSLDESDERAFAAWAADAAKPKVVHNAKGLMRVFPEHGWTLAGVTMDTALAAYLVKPGRRSFALDVLSMEYLHRELAPAAADGQLAFGADDTAEAEALMAQARAVLDLGDAFTTKLAEVGAVELLHDMELPTSELLARLERAGIAADRDHLEGMEQQFAGAVQQAVKEAHAAVGHEFNLGSPKQLQEVFFGELDLPKTKKTKTGYTTDADALAWLAGQTDHELPVIMLRHREQAKLRVTVEGLVKSIAADGRVHTSFSQTVAATGRLSSTDPNLQNVPVRTDEGRAIRRGFVVGEGYESLMTADYSQIELRVMAHLSEDEGLIEAFATGEDLHTTVASQVFGVERSEVDAEMRRKIKAMSYGLAYGLSAFGLSQQLNIEPGEARGLMETFFERFGGVRDYLQRVVEEARATGYTETVLGRRRYLPDLNSDNRLRREAAERMALNAPIQGTAADIVKVAMLRVDKAITEAGLTSRMLLQVHDEIVLEIAPGERKKVEELVRREMGAAVELRAPLDVSVGVGPDWESAAH; this is encoded by the coding sequence GTGGCAGATTCAGCATCGAAGAAGACCGACCAGACGACCGCAGCGGACCGCCCCCGCCTGATGCTCATGGACGGGCACTCCCTGGCGTACCGGGCGTTCTTCGCGCTGCCCGCGGAGAACTTCACCACCGCGACCGGCCAGCCGACCAACGCCATCTACGGCTTCGCGTCGATGCTGGCGAACACGCTGCGCGACGAGGCGCCCACGCACTTCGCGGTGGCGTTCGACGTGTCCCGCAAGACGTGGCGCTCGACGGAGTTCCCCGAGTACAAGGCGAACCGCTCCAAGACCCCCGACGAGTTCAAGGGGCAGGTCGAGCTGATCGGCGAGCTCCTCGACGCGATGAAGGTGCCGCGCTTCGCGGTCGACGGCTTCGAGGCCGACGACGTGATCGCGACCCTGGCGACGCAGGCGGAGGCCCTCGGCTTCGACGTGCTCATCGTCACCGGGGACCGGGACTCCTTCCAACTCGTCTCCGAACACACCACCGTCCTCTACCCGACCAAGGGCGTCTCCGAGCTGACCCGCTTCACCCCGGAGAAGGTCGAGGAGAAGTACGGCCTCACCCCGCAGCAGTACCCCGACTTCGCGGCGCTGCGCGGAGACCCGTCGGACAACCTCCCGGGCATCCCCGGCGTCGGCGAGAAGACCGCCGCCAAGTGGATCACCCAGTTCGGCTCGTTCGCGGAACTCGTGGAACGCGCCGACGAGGTCAAGGGCAAGGCCGGACAGAACTTCCGCGACCACCTCGACGCCGTCAAGCTCAACCGGGTCCTGACCGAGATGGTCAAGGACGTCGAGCTTCCCCAGACCCCCGCCGACCTGGGCCGCACCGCCTACGACCGGTCCGCCGTCACCGGCGTGCTGGACGTACTGGAGATCCGCAACGCCTCGCTGCGCGAGCGACTGCTCGCCGTGGACCCGGGCGCGGCCGAGGAGGAGCCGCCGGCCCCCGTCGCCGCCGTGGAGCTGGACGCGTCCGTACTGGGCACCGGCGAGCTGGCGCCCTGGCTGGAAACCCACGCGGGCGGACCGCTCGGAGTCGCCACCGTCGACACCTGGGCGCTCGGCCAGGGCGACGTCGCCGAGATCGGGCTGGCCTCGGCGGGCGGCGCCGCCGCCTGGTTCGAGCCGTCCTCGCTCGACGAGAGCGACGAGCGGGCCTTCGCGGCCTGGGCCGCGGACGCCGCCAAGCCCAAGGTGGTGCACAACGCCAAGGGCCTGATGCGGGTCTTCCCCGAGCACGGCTGGACCCTCGCCGGCGTGACCATGGACACCGCGCTCGCCGCGTACCTGGTCAAGCCCGGCCGCCGGTCCTTCGCACTGGACGTGCTGTCCATGGAGTACCTGCACCGCGAGCTGGCACCCGCCGCCGCCGACGGCCAGCTGGCCTTCGGCGCCGACGACACCGCCGAGGCCGAGGCGCTGATGGCGCAGGCCCGCGCGGTCCTCGACCTGGGCGACGCCTTCACGACGAAGCTGGCCGAGGTGGGCGCCGTCGAACTGCTCCACGACATGGAGCTGCCCACCTCCGAACTCCTGGCCCGCCTGGAACGCGCCGGCATCGCCGCCGACCGGGACCACCTGGAGGGCATGGAGCAGCAGTTCGCGGGCGCCGTGCAACAGGCCGTCAAGGAAGCGCACGCCGCCGTCGGCCACGAGTTCAACCTCGGCTCGCCCAAGCAGCTCCAGGAAGTCTTCTTCGGCGAACTGGACCTGCCCAAGACGAAGAAGACCAAGACCGGCTACACCACCGACGCGGACGCCCTGGCCTGGCTCGCCGGCCAGACCGACCACGAACTCCCCGTGATCATGCTGCGGCACCGGGAACAGGCCAAGCTCCGCGTCACCGTCGAAGGCCTGGTCAAGTCCATCGCCGCCGACGGCCGCGTCCACACCAGCTTCAGCCAGACCGTCGCCGCGACCGGCCGACTGTCCTCCACCGACCCGAACCTCCAGAACGTGCCGGTGCGCACCGACGAGGGCCGCGCCATCCGCCGCGGCTTCGTCGTCGGCGAGGGCTACGAGTCGCTGATGACGGCCGACTACAGCCAGATCGAACTGCGCGTCATGGCCCACCTGTCCGAGGACGAGGGCCTCATCGAGGCGTTCGCGACCGGCGAGGACCTCCACACCACCGTCGCCTCCCAGGTGTTCGGCGTGGAACGCTCCGAGGTCGACGCCGAGATGCGCCGCAAGATCAAGGCCATGTCGTACGGACTCGCCTACGGGCTCTCCGCGTTCGGGCTCTCCCAGCAGCTGAACATCGAGCCCGGCGAGGCCCGCGGCCTCATGGAGACCTTCTTCGAGCGCTTCGGCGGGGTCCGCGACTACCTCCAGCGCGTCGTCGAGGAAGCACGCGCCACCGGCTACACCGAGACGGTGCTGGGCCGCCGCCGCTACCTGCCCGACCTCAACAGCGACAACCGGCTGCGCCGCGAGGCCGCCGAGCGGATGGCGCTGAACGCCCCCATCCAGGGAACCGCCGCCGACATCGTCAAGGTCGCGATGCTGCGCGTCGACAAGGCGATCACCGAGGCCGGGCTGACGTCGCGGATGCTGCTCCAGGTCCACGACGAAATCGTCCTGGAGATCGCCCCCGGCGAGCGGAAGAAGGTCGAGGAGCTGGTGCGCCGCGAGATGGGCGCCGCCGTCGAACTCCGAGCCCCGCTCGACGTGTCCGTGGGCGTCGGCCCCGACTGGGAGTCCGCCGCGCACTGA
- a CDS encoding FdhF/YdeP family oxidoreductase — protein sequence MATKPPAGDPVQDSPRIAPPGRAAAGLPAIGHTLRIAQQQMGLARTARTLLKVNQKDGFDCPGCAWPEGDKRHTAEFCENGAKAVAEEATLRRVTPEFFAAHPLADLEGRSGYWLGQQGRITEPMLLPEGGDRYEPVSWERAFAIIAEELTALGSPDEALFYTSGRTSNEAAFLFQLFAREFGTNNLPDCSNMCHESSGSALNETIGIGKGSVSLEDLHQAELIIVAGQNPGTNHPRMLSALERAKSAGAKIISVNPLPEAGMERFKNPQTPLGMLRGTALNDLFLQIRIGGDQALFRLLNKLVIETDGATDEEFIREHTHGYEDLAAAAAKTDWDETLTATGLTRPEIESALAMVLASKRTIVCWAMGLTQHKHSVATIREVVNLLLLRGDIGRPGAGVCPVRGHSNVQGDRTMGIFERPAPAFLDALDREFGITSPRRHGFDVVRSIEALRDGEARVLFAMGGNFVGATPDTAVTEAAIRRASLTVHVSTKLNRSHAVTGRRALILPTLGRTDKDVQAAGRQFVTVEDSMGMVHASRGNLAPASPHLLSEPAIVARLARAVLGAASATPWEEFERDYGTIRDRISRVVPGFEDFNARAARPEGFRLPHAPRDERRFPTKTGKANFTAAPVEYPRVPEGRLLLQTLRSHDQYNTTIYGLDDRYRGITGGRRVVMVNPLDAAELGLVDGAYTDIVGEWRDGVERRAPGFRIVHYPTARGCAAAYYPETNVLVPLDSTADTSNTPASKSVVVRFEPA from the coding sequence ATGGCCACCAAGCCGCCCGCAGGTGATCCCGTACAGGACTCGCCCCGGATCGCGCCCCCGGGGCGTGCCGCCGCCGGGCTGCCGGCCATCGGGCACACGCTGCGGATCGCCCAGCAGCAGATGGGCCTGGCCCGGACCGCGCGGACCCTCCTCAAGGTCAACCAGAAGGACGGCTTCGACTGCCCGGGCTGCGCCTGGCCCGAGGGCGACAAGCGGCACACCGCGGAGTTCTGCGAGAACGGCGCGAAGGCCGTCGCGGAGGAGGCCACGCTGCGCCGGGTCACGCCCGAGTTCTTCGCGGCGCACCCGCTCGCCGACCTGGAGGGGCGCTCCGGCTACTGGCTGGGGCAGCAGGGGCGGATCACGGAGCCGATGCTGCTGCCCGAGGGCGGCGACCGGTACGAGCCGGTGAGCTGGGAGCGGGCGTTCGCGATCATCGCGGAGGAGTTGACGGCGCTCGGCTCCCCCGACGAGGCCCTCTTCTACACCTCGGGGCGCACGAGCAACGAGGCGGCGTTCCTCTTCCAGCTCTTCGCCCGCGAGTTCGGCACCAACAACCTGCCGGACTGCTCCAACATGTGCCACGAGTCCTCGGGCTCGGCGCTGAACGAGACCATCGGGATCGGCAAGGGCAGCGTCTCCCTGGAGGATCTCCACCAGGCCGAGTTGATCATCGTGGCCGGGCAGAACCCGGGTACCAACCACCCGCGCATGCTCTCCGCCCTGGAGCGGGCCAAGTCCGCGGGCGCGAAGATCATCTCGGTGAATCCGCTGCCCGAGGCCGGCATGGAGCGGTTCAAGAACCCGCAGACCCCCCTCGGCATGCTTCGCGGCACCGCCCTCAACGACCTGTTCCTCCAGATCCGCATCGGCGGCGACCAGGCCCTCTTCCGGCTCCTCAACAAGCTCGTCATCGAGACCGACGGCGCCACCGACGAGGAGTTCATCCGCGAGCACACCCACGGGTACGAGGACCTCGCGGCGGCGGCCGCGAAGACCGACTGGGACGAGACCCTCACCGCCACCGGCCTCACCCGCCCGGAGATCGAGAGCGCCCTGGCCATGGTCCTGGCCTCGAAGCGGACGATCGTCTGCTGGGCCATGGGCCTCACCCAGCACAAGCACTCCGTCGCCACCATCCGCGAGGTCGTCAACCTCCTCCTGCTCCGCGGCGACATCGGCCGGCCCGGCGCCGGTGTCTGCCCCGTCCGCGGCCACTCCAACGTCCAGGGCGACCGCACCATGGGCATCTTCGAGCGGCCCGCGCCGGCCTTCCTCGACGCCCTCGACCGGGAGTTCGGGATCACCTCGCCCCGCCGGCACGGCTTCGACGTGGTCCGCTCCATCGAGGCGCTGCGCGACGGCGAGGCCAGGGTCCTCTTCGCCATGGGCGGCAACTTCGTCGGCGCCACCCCGGACACCGCCGTCACCGAGGCCGCTATCCGCCGTGCCTCCCTGACCGTCCACGTCTCCACCAAGCTCAACCGCTCCCACGCGGTCACCGGCCGGCGCGCCCTGATCCTGCCCACGCTCGGCCGCACCGACAAGGACGTCCAGGCGGCGGGCAGGCAGTTCGTCACCGTCGAGGACTCCATGGGCATGGTCCATGCCTCCCGGGGCAACCTCGCCCCCGCCTCCCCGCACCTGCTCTCCGAGCCCGCCATCGTGGCCCGTCTGGCCCGCGCGGTCCTCGGCGCGGCCTCGGCCACCCCGTGGGAGGAGTTCGAGCGGGACTACGGGACCATCCGCGACCGGATCTCCCGCGTGGTCCCCGGCTTCGAGGACTTCAACGCGCGCGCCGCCCGCCCCGAGGGGTTCCGGCTGCCGCACGCCCCGCGCGACGAGCGCCGCTTCCCCACGAAGACCGGCAAGGCGAACTTCACGGCCGCGCCCGTGGAGTACCCCCGTGTCCCCGAGGGGCGGCTGCTGCTCCAGACCCTGCGCTCGCACGACCAGTACAACACCACGATCTACGGCCTCGACGACCGCTACCGGGGCATCACCGGAGGCCGTCGCGTCGTCATGGTCAACCCGCTCGACGCGGCCGAGCTGGGTCTCGTCGACGGCGCGTACACCGACATCGTCGGCGAGTGGAGGGACGGCGTGGAGCGGCGCGCCCCCGGCTTCCGGATCGTCCACTACCCGACGGCGCGCGGGTGCGCCGCCGCCTACTACCCCGAGACCAACGTGCTGGTCCCCCTCGACTCCACCGCGGACACCAGCAACACCCCCGCGAGCAAGTCCGTCGTCGTGCGCTTCGAACCGGCCTGA
- a CDS encoding PaaI family thioesterase: protein MGEQHAVKFPQEVLDEYTAMGIDLPSLFSAGHLGERMDIRILEASADKVVATMPVEGNTQPYGLLHGGASAVLAETLGSIGAMMHGGINKVAVGVDLNCTHHRGVRSGLVTGVATPVHKGRSTTTFEIVITDDQDKRVCTARLTCLLRDTDS, encoded by the coding sequence ATGGGCGAGCAGCACGCTGTGAAGTTCCCGCAGGAGGTCCTCGACGAGTACACGGCCATGGGCATCGACCTGCCCTCGCTGTTCTCGGCGGGCCACCTCGGCGAACGCATGGACATCCGCATCCTGGAGGCCTCGGCCGACAAGGTGGTCGCCACCATGCCCGTCGAGGGCAACACCCAGCCCTACGGACTCCTGCACGGCGGCGCCTCCGCCGTCCTCGCCGAGACCCTCGGCTCGATCGGCGCGATGATGCACGGCGGCATCAACAAGGTCGCCGTCGGCGTCGACCTGAACTGCACCCACCACCGGGGCGTCCGCTCCGGGCTGGTCACCGGCGTCGCCACGCCCGTACACAAGGGCCGCTCCACCACCACGTTCGAGATCGTCATCACCGACGACCAGGACAAGCGCGTCTGCACCGCCCGCCTCACCTGCCTCCTGCGCGACACGGACTCGTAA
- a CDS encoding branched-chain amino acid ABC transporter substrate-binding protein, producing MRQRSLIAVTAALAAGALTLTACGSRDDKGGDTAGGATATVVIGVDAPLTGDLSALGLGIRNSVDLAVRQANEKKTVPGVTFKIEALDDQAQASSGQQNATKLTANKDVVGVVGPLNSSVSESMQKVFDDAKLVQISPANTSPSLSQGPKWATGEKTRTYKSYFRTATTDAIQGPFAAQYLFNKAGKKKVFIIDDKKTYGAGLAGTFKGEFTKLGGAVAGEGHIDPESKDFSAVVTQVKSSGADVVYYGGEYPAAGPLSKQIKASGANIPLVGGDGIYDKKYVELAGAGAVGDFATSVGAPVESLPSAKEFIANYTKAGFKEPFAAYGGYSYDSAWAIIEGVKAAVAANDGKLPTDARAKVLEAVQKVSFDGVTGKVSFDEFGDATNKQLTVYKVEGADWKSVESGTFGG from the coding sequence GTGCGTCAGCGTTCTCTCATTGCCGTGACCGCCGCGCTCGCCGCGGGCGCCCTCACCCTCACCGCCTGTGGCTCCCGCGACGACAAGGGTGGTGACACCGCCGGCGGCGCCACCGCCACGGTCGTCATCGGCGTCGACGCCCCGCTCACCGGTGACCTCTCGGCCCTCGGCCTCGGCATCCGCAACTCCGTCGACCTCGCGGTGCGCCAGGCCAACGAGAAGAAGACCGTCCCCGGCGTCACCTTCAAGATCGAGGCGCTGGACGACCAGGCGCAGGCCTCTTCCGGCCAGCAGAACGCCACCAAGCTCACCGCCAACAAGGACGTCGTCGGCGTCGTCGGCCCGCTGAACTCCTCGGTCTCCGAGTCGATGCAGAAGGTCTTCGACGACGCGAAGCTCGTCCAGATCTCCCCGGCCAACACGAGCCCCTCCCTCTCGCAGGGACCCAAGTGGGCCACCGGCGAGAAGACCCGCACCTACAAGAGCTACTTCCGCACCGCCACCACGGACGCCATCCAGGGCCCGTTCGCGGCGCAGTACCTCTTCAACAAGGCGGGCAAGAAGAAGGTCTTCATCATCGATGACAAGAAGACCTACGGTGCCGGCCTCGCCGGAACCTTCAAGGGCGAGTTCACCAAGCTCGGCGGCGCCGTCGCCGGCGAGGGCCACATCGACCCCGAGTCCAAGGACTTCTCGGCCGTCGTGACCCAGGTCAAGAGCTCCGGCGCCGACGTCGTCTACTACGGCGGCGAGTACCCGGCGGCCGGCCCGCTCAGCAAGCAGATCAAGGCCTCCGGCGCCAACATCCCGCTCGTCGGCGGTGACGGCATCTACGACAAGAAGTACGTCGAGCTCGCCGGCGCCGGCGCCGTGGGCGACTTCGCCACCTCGGTCGGCGCGCCGGTCGAGAGCCTGCCCTCCGCCAAGGAGTTCATCGCCAACTACACCAAGGCCGGCTTCAAGGAGCCCTTCGCCGCCTACGGCGGTTACTCCTACGACTCCGCCTGGGCGATCATCGAGGGCGTCAAGGCCGCCGTCGCCGCCAACGACGGCAAGCTCCCCACCGACGCCCGCGCCAAGGTCCTCGAAGCCGTCCAGAAGGTCTCCTTCGACGGCGTGACCGGCAAGGTCTCCTTCGACGAGTTCGGTGACGCGACCAACAAGCAGCTCACCGTCTACAAGGTCGAGGGCGCCGACTGGAAGTCCGTCGAGTCCGGCACCTTCGGCGGCTGA
- a CDS encoding branched-chain amino acid ABC transporter permease, whose translation MHELPQQLVNGLLLGSMYGLVAIGYTMVYGIVQLINFAHGEIFMTGGFGALTVWLMLPTGTTMWVALPLMLIGAVFVATTIAVAAERFAYRPLRSAPRLAPLITAIGLSIALQQAVWAWFPGATSSLVFPEIPGGPFHLGSITIQTGDVFLMIAAPVSMAFLGFFVKKTRTGRGMQATAQDPDTAKLMGINTDRIITTAFALGAVFAAVGAVAYGLKYGEVQFKMGFLLGLKAFTAAVLGGIGNIYGAMVGGLVLGLAETLTTAYVADIPGFEQLGGQSWGNTWAFVLLILVLLFRPQGLLGQRVADRV comes from the coding sequence GTGCACGAACTGCCGCAACAGCTGGTCAACGGCCTGCTACTGGGATCCATGTACGGGCTCGTCGCCATCGGCTACACGATGGTCTATGGCATTGTCCAGCTCATCAACTTCGCCCACGGCGAGATCTTCATGACCGGTGGGTTCGGAGCCCTCACGGTCTGGCTGATGCTCCCCACCGGCACCACCATGTGGGTCGCACTGCCCCTCATGCTCATAGGCGCGGTCTTCGTGGCCACCACCATCGCCGTCGCGGCGGAACGCTTCGCGTACCGACCCCTGCGCAGCGCACCCCGCCTCGCACCCCTCATCACCGCCATCGGCCTCTCCATCGCCCTCCAGCAGGCGGTATGGGCCTGGTTCCCCGGTGCAACGAGCTCCCTGGTCTTCCCCGAGATCCCCGGCGGCCCCTTCCACCTCGGCAGCATCACCATTCAGACCGGTGACGTCTTCCTCATGATCGCCGCCCCCGTGTCCATGGCCTTCCTCGGCTTCTTCGTCAAGAAGACCCGCACCGGCCGCGGCATGCAGGCGACCGCCCAGGACCCCGACACCGCCAAGCTCATGGGCATCAACACGGACCGGATCATCACCACCGCGTTCGCCCTCGGAGCCGTCTTCGCCGCCGTCGGTGCAGTCGCCTACGGCCTCAAGTACGGCGAAGTCCAGTTCAAGATGGGCTTCCTGCTCGGCCTCAAGGCCTTCACCGCGGCCGTCCTCGGCGGCATCGGCAACATCTACGGCGCCATGGTCGGCGGTCTCGTCCTCGGCCTCGCCGAAACCCTGACCACCGCCTACGTCGCCGACATCCCCGGCTTCGAACAGCTCGGCGGCCAGTCCTGGGGTAACACCTGGGCGTTCGTACTTCTCATCCTCGTGCTCCTCTTCCGGCCTCAAGGCCTGCTGGGCCAGCGCGTGGCGGACAGGGTGTGA
- a CDS encoding branched-chain amino acid ABC transporter permease, which translates to MTTITAETATTTTAPQNKGFIPLSEKTGRALATAGGALTVVSAFLAWTWTAAFPGDLTVYGYPGGMQWLVLIGGALTTLFALASYGVKGLGWIAPAGTDAAIKLAALAAFVTTWYTAIAIVVELGALVDLEPGAGVAALASLAAVIGAFALPFERPTLEGPDPDDGDWDKFKHNAGNRWTTFKAAFVSGPIKPARVLPAWVEILLIAAVLGLALTVFTYGITTPYQELFVGFLITAGFGAAAINKAGLMARLSTLTARHRNVALVGAFAAAAAFPLTQTDDQYANLGVNILIFATVALGLNIVVGLTGLLDLGYVAFLGVGAYTAALVSGSPNSPFGVHFPFWAALLAGAVASMIFGVLIGAPTLRLRGDYLAIVTLGFGEIFRISMNNLDGVSGPDITNGPNGIANIPNINIFGFDFGAAHTIAGFTIGRFANYFLLMLLITLIVVLVFRRSAESRIGRAWVAIREDETAAEAMGINGFRVKLIAFALGATLAGLAGAVQAHVQYTVTPDQYTFANAVPPNSAFLLAAVVLGGMGTISGPLVGGSLLFLIPNKLQFLGEYQLLVFGVALIVLMRLRPEGLIPNKRNQLELHDSLEAPTVLGKAGV; encoded by the coding sequence ATGACGACCATCACCGCGGAAACCGCGACGACGACCACCGCACCGCAGAACAAGGGCTTCATCCCCCTCTCCGAGAAGACGGGCCGCGCCCTCGCCACCGCCGGCGGCGCCCTCACCGTCGTCTCCGCCTTCCTCGCCTGGACCTGGACCGCCGCCTTCCCCGGAGACCTCACGGTCTACGGCTACCCCGGCGGCATGCAGTGGCTCGTCCTCATCGGCGGCGCCCTCACCACGCTCTTCGCCCTCGCCTCCTACGGGGTCAAGGGCCTGGGTTGGATCGCCCCCGCAGGCACCGACGCGGCCATCAAGCTCGCCGCCCTCGCCGCCTTCGTCACCACCTGGTACACCGCCATCGCGATCGTGGTCGAGCTCGGCGCACTCGTCGACCTCGAACCCGGCGCGGGCGTCGCGGCCCTGGCCAGCCTCGCCGCGGTCATCGGCGCCTTCGCGCTCCCCTTCGAGCGCCCCACGCTCGAAGGCCCCGACCCGGACGACGGCGACTGGGACAAGTTCAAGCACAACGCCGGAAACCGCTGGACGACCTTCAAGGCCGCCTTCGTCTCCGGTCCGATCAAGCCGGCCCGCGTGCTCCCCGCCTGGGTGGAGATCCTCCTCATCGCCGCCGTCCTCGGCCTCGCCCTCACGGTGTTCACGTACGGCATCACCACCCCGTACCAGGAACTCTTCGTCGGCTTCCTGATCACGGCCGGATTCGGCGCCGCCGCGATCAACAAGGCGGGCCTCATGGCCCGTCTGAGCACCCTCACCGCCCGGCACCGCAACGTCGCCCTCGTCGGCGCCTTCGCCGCCGCGGCCGCCTTCCCCCTCACCCAGACCGACGACCAGTACGCGAACCTCGGCGTCAACATCCTGATCTTCGCCACCGTCGCACTCGGCCTGAACATCGTGGTCGGCCTCACCGGCCTCCTCGACCTGGGATACGTCGCCTTCCTCGGTGTCGGTGCCTACACCGCCGCCCTGGTCTCCGGCTCGCCCAACTCCCCCTTCGGAGTGCACTTCCCCTTCTGGGCCGCACTCCTCGCCGGCGCCGTCGCATCGATGATCTTCGGTGTCCTCATCGGCGCCCCCACGCTGCGCCTGCGCGGCGACTACCTCGCCATCGTCACCCTCGGCTTCGGTGAGATCTTCCGCATCTCCATGAACAACCTCGACGGTGTCTCCGGCCCCGACATCACCAACGGGCCCAACGGCATCGCCAACATCCCGAACATCAACATCTTCGGGTTCGACTTCGGCGCGGCACACACCATCGCCGGATTCACCATCGGCAGGTTCGCGAACTACTTCCTGCTGATGCTGCTCATCACCCTGATCGTGGTCCTGGTCTTCCGCCGCAGCGCCGAATCCCGCATCGGCCGCGCCTGGGTCGCCATCCGCGAGGACGAGACCGCCGCCGAGGCCATGGGCATCAACGGCTTCCGCGTCAAGCTCATCGCCTTCGCCCTCGGCGCCACCCTCGCCGGCCTCGCCGGCGCCGTCCAGGCCCACGTCCAGTACACGGTCACGCCCGACCAGTACACCTTCGCCAACGCCGTGCCCCCGAACTCCGCGTTCCTGCTCGCCGCGGTAGTCCTCGGCGGCATGGGCACCATCTCCGGACCCCTCGTCGGCGGATCGCTGCTCTTCCTGATCCCCAACAAGCTCCAGTTCCTGGGCGAGTACCAGCTCCTCGTCTTCGGTGTCGCACTCATCGTCCTGATGCGCCTGCGCCCCGAGGGCCTCATCCCCAACAAGCGCAACCAGCTCGAACTCCACGACTCGCTCGAAGCGCCCACAGTCCTCGGTAAGGCAGGGGTCTGA
- a CDS encoding ABC transporter ATP-binding protein produces MTTTTTDTPDTPAVTTAETVLDARGVTMRFGGLTAVKNVDLTVRSGEIVGLIGPNGAGKTTFFNCLTGLYIPTEGEVRYKGTVLPPKSFKVTAAGVARTFQNIRLFNNMTVLENVLVGRHTRTKVGLWSALLRLPSFGREEAASRDKAMELLTFIGLEHKADHLARNLPYGEQRKLEIARALASDPGLILLDEPTAGMNPQETRTTEELIFAIRDMGIAVLVIEHDMRFIFNLCDRVACLVQGEKLIEGTATEVQSDERVIAAYLGEPFEGAPGAEEVAEVEAAEAHSTTSTDGEDR; encoded by the coding sequence ATGACGACCACCACCACCGACACCCCCGACACCCCCGCCGTCACCACGGCGGAGACCGTCCTCGACGCACGCGGCGTCACGATGCGCTTCGGCGGCCTCACCGCCGTCAAGAACGTCGACCTGACCGTCCGCAGCGGCGAGATCGTCGGACTCATCGGCCCCAACGGCGCCGGCAAGACCACCTTCTTCAACTGCCTCACCGGCCTCTACATCCCCACCGAGGGTGAAGTCCGGTACAAGGGCACGGTCCTGCCCCCCAAGTCGTTCAAGGTCACCGCGGCCGGTGTCGCACGCACCTTCCAGAACATCCGTCTCTTCAACAACATGACGGTCCTGGAGAACGTCCTCGTCGGACGCCACACCCGCACCAAGGTGGGCCTCTGGTCCGCCCTGCTGCGCCTCCCGAGCTTCGGCCGGGAGGAAGCGGCCAGCCGCGACAAGGCGATGGAGCTCCTCACGTTCATCGGCCTGGAGCACAAGGCCGACCACCTCGCGCGGAACCTGCCCTACGGCGAGCAGCGCAAGCTGGAGATCGCCCGCGCGCTCGCCAGCGACCCCGGTCTCATCCTCCTGGACGAGCCCACCGCCGGCATGAACCCGCAGGAGACCCGGACCACCGAGGAACTCATCTTCGCGATCCGGGACATGGGCATCGCCGTCCTCGTCATCGAGCACGACATGCGCTTCATCTTCAACCTCTGCGACCGCGTGGCCTGTCTCGTCCAGGGCGAGAAGCTCATCGAGGGCACCGCCACCGAGGTCCAGAGCGACGAGCGCGTCATCGCCGCCTACCTCGGCGAACCCTTCGAAGGCGCCCCCGGCGCCGAGGAAGTCGCGGAGGTCGAGGCCGCCGAGGCGCACAGCACCACCAGCACGGACGGAGAAGACCGGTGA